The proteins below come from a single Alkaliphilus sp. B6464 genomic window:
- a CDS encoding cell wall hydrolase, protein MKSISKIYIFTAISLSLIGGSVIWAYSYSNGISVVDFNKEKTQIEEKIVLNRMNKYVAYKTDNGSSDYDRINELLSKNVTLQEKEVQEVKKEVEKEVENKILAKEEEKPLNEKLQEVSIEDEKMKKLLEIKENNLDVKKEIIQDITKSNKSQTNYAKDSKSITTSKINIATSDKEILERIVQAEASGESFEGKRAVATVVMNRVGSTSFPNTIKEVVFAPRQFSPISDGNYYKVTISTETRKAVEDVLNGYRSFDSAVVYFCNPKTSTSRWMIDNRPYVATIGNHAFYK, encoded by the coding sequence ATGAAATCAATTAGTAAAATATATATTTTTACGGCTATTTCTTTAAGTTTAATAGGTGGTTCTGTGATTTGGGCATACTCTTATTCTAATGGAATAAGTGTTGTAGATTTCAACAAGGAAAAGACACAAATAGAAGAAAAAATCGTTTTAAATAGAATGAATAAATATGTTGCATATAAAACGGATAATGGTTCATCTGATTATGATAGAATTAATGAACTATTAAGCAAAAATGTAACATTACAAGAAAAAGAGGTTCAAGAAGTTAAGAAAGAGGTTGAAAAAGAAGTAGAAAATAAGATACTAGCAAAAGAAGAAGAAAAGCCTCTAAATGAAAAATTGCAAGAAGTTAGTATAGAAGATGAAAAGATGAAAAAATTACTAGAAATTAAGGAAAATAATTTAGATGTAAAGAAGGAGATCATTCAAGATATAACTAAGAGTAATAAGTCTCAAACAAATTATGCTAAAGATAGTAAATCTATCACCACATCAAAAATAAACATAGCAACTTCAGATAAAGAAATTTTAGAAAGAATAGTTCAAGCCGAGGCAAGTGGTGAGTCTTTTGAAGGAAAAAGAGCCGTAGCAACCGTTGTAATGAATAGAGTTGGTAGTACAAGTTTTCCGAATACCATCAAAGAAGTAGTTTTTGCACCAAGACAATTTTCTCCAATAAGTGATGGAAACTATTATAAAGTAACAATTTCAACTGAAACTAGAAAAGCAGTTGAGGATGTATTAAATGGATATAGATCATTTGATTCAGCAGTCGTATACTTCTGCAATCCTAAAACATCTACAAGTAGATGGATGATTGACAATAGGCCTTATGTAGCAACAATAGGCAATCATGCCTTTTACAAATAA
- a CDS encoding prepilin-type N-terminal cleavage/methylation domain-containing protein, with the protein MKKMQRKGFTLVELIIVIVVIGLLAGMAAPKFMGVVRDARHANFVNDVDVLTTVATLVETQREQNDPVYGHDVSGVALDFSKNADLQDGLKAALADSGVQTADIDAKLAEVKIMPIDAAKYSESLGKKTKTADLSKFYVVTEGVLAGTIVYEGDETAEKNGVVDGQGNEFFGLEIVKKAQ; encoded by the coding sequence ATGAAAAAAATGCAAAGAAAAGGTTTCACATTAGTGGAATTAATTATAGTAATCGTAGTGATCGGACTTTTAGCAGGTATGGCTGCTCCAAAATTCATGGGAGTTGTTCGTGATGCACGACACGCTAACTTCGTAAATGATGTTGATGTATTAACAACAGTTGCTACACTTGTAGAAACTCAAAGAGAACAAAATGATCCTGTTTATGGACATGATGTAAGTGGAGTAGCATTAGATTTTTCAAAAAATGCAGATTTACAAGATGGATTAAAAGCAGCATTAGCAGATTCAGGAGTTCAGACTGCTGATATTGATGCTAAACTTGCAGAAGTAAAAATTATGCCAATTGATGCTGCTAAATACAGTGAAAGCCTTGGAAAGAAAACAAAAACTGCTGATTTAAGCAAGTTTTATGTAGTTACTGAAGGTGTACTCGCAGGAACAATTGTTTACGAAGGTGACGAGACTGCTGAAAAAAATGGAGTAGTTGATGGTCAAGGTAATGAATTCTTTGGATTAGAAATTGTTAAGAAAGCACAATAA
- the pilM gene encoding pilus assembly protein PilM, which produces MFGLKKNKDILGVDFGDKYMKLSVIKKNKNFYNIYAYKKYDIEPFIKSGKIEEFGFIRDALKEFISEYKLDSPKTILSIPNKTPECSLTRIFNMNKLNSKELEKAMQIEIEDRIPVKDGEKFLPAWSVLEEYDKGQKMLLVVANKEVLESYQEIFKDDKLEKLDLVIQSKTTTILNNVINNEDINLIIDLGHTSTDFIISQGQIPLLVRSIDLGGRMLTEMIARFKNISNTEAEELKLDYGCVLKGHENLSESEIHQEISDILSSQIDIVLSEIKKTLFIASTELELDVEHVYITGGTSKLAYLPEYISNKIEKPVKKLVPYYLLENQDEKIKNNLEFYTTALSSSFQNFSEPKISIVFDGNIQGSNKCNKKMLIATGVICLMSIIGLNLYPINKLNSLEKEFKNYRVQIAELKSQDSQLSNEYQSIQDELNQKNQENQQKEQYNYHIKQLTASKLNHIDYLKKIREIIPQSIQVDQISIDGYNLTMKGLAGTYSDIGYFIKELSHQGEFKDIDFSYNAVDKTVGKYIIRHFEFTISAKIVDKNLLGLENNLMEDAMINMP; this is translated from the coding sequence ATGTTTGGATTAAAGAAGAATAAAGATATCCTTGGAGTTGACTTTGGTGATAAATATATGAAACTTTCTGTTATTAAAAAGAATAAAAACTTCTATAATATATATGCCTATAAAAAATATGATATTGAGCCTTTTATTAAGAGTGGGAAGATAGAGGAATTTGGATTTATTAGAGATGCTCTAAAGGAATTTATATCCGAATACAAACTTGATAGTCCCAAAACAATATTATCTATCCCTAACAAAACTCCAGAATGTTCTTTAACTAGAATATTTAACATGAATAAACTAAACAGTAAAGAATTAGAAAAGGCTATGCAAATAGAAATTGAAGATAGGATCCCAGTAAAAGACGGAGAAAAATTTTTACCTGCATGGAGTGTTTTAGAGGAGTATGATAAAGGACAAAAAATGTTATTAGTAGTTGCAAATAAAGAAGTTTTAGAGTCTTATCAAGAGATTTTTAAAGATGATAAATTAGAGAAGTTAGACTTGGTTATACAATCTAAAACAACAACTATATTAAATAATGTAATAAATAATGAGGATATTAACCTTATTATAGATTTAGGACACACTTCTACTGACTTTATTATTTCGCAGGGCCAAATCCCTCTTTTAGTTAGGTCAATAGATTTGGGCGGAAGAATGTTAACAGAAATGATTGCAAGATTTAAGAATATCTCTAATACAGAGGCCGAAGAATTAAAATTAGATTACGGATGTGTCTTGAAAGGACATGAGAATCTATCTGAAAGTGAAATACACCAAGAAATATCTGATATATTATCATCACAAATAGATATAGTTTTATCGGAAATCAAGAAAACTCTGTTCATTGCATCAACAGAATTGGAACTGGATGTTGAACATGTATATATAACTGGTGGAACTTCAAAACTTGCTTATTTACCTGAATACATCAGCAATAAAATAGAAAAACCTGTTAAAAAATTAGTTCCTTACTATTTATTAGAGAATCAAGATGAAAAAATTAAGAATAATTTAGAATTTTATACTACTGCTCTTTCAAGTTCATTCCAGAACTTTTCTGAACCTAAAATTAGTATTGTATTTGATGGTAATATACAGGGGAGCAATAAATGCAATAAAAAAATGTTGATAGCAACAGGAGTAATTTGTTTAATGTCAATTATAGGACTTAATTTGTATCCCATAAATAAATTAAATTCTTTGGAAAAAGAATTTAAAAATTATAGAGTTCAAATAGCAGAATTAAAATCTCAAGATAGTCAACTTTCAAATGAATATCAATCTATTCAAGATGAACTTAATCAAAAGAATCAGGAAAATCAACAGAAAGAACAATACAATTACCATATTAAACAACTTACCGCATCAAAATTAAATCATATTGATTATTTGAAAAAGATAAGGGAAATAATACCTCAATCTATTCAAGTAGATCAAATAAGTATAGATGGCTATAACTTGACTATGAAAGGGCTTGCAGGTACCTATAGTGACATTGGGTATTTTATAAAAGAATTAAGTCATCAAGGAGAATTTAAAGATATAGATTTTTCATATAATGCAGTAGATAAAACAGTTGGGAAATATATTATTAGACATTTTGAATTTACTATATCGGCTAAAATTGTAGATAAAAATCTTTTGGGATTAGAGAACAATCTAATGGAAGATGCTATGATAAATATGCCATAA
- a CDS encoding type IV pilus twitching motility protein PilT, translating into MERTLFLQLLNYMILNKCSDLHIIVNMKPYVRKHGDIVPIDDHGVITKEMVETVFINEIMTGQEFKMKELDKNGQVDMSFETPEGRRFRVNIFTQRGNRGIVIRKIESKVPSLFDLGLPDAVETFTKLHSGLVLVTGPTGSGKSTTLAAMIDLINSTQKKHILTIEDPIEYVHPNKLSIVNQREVGHDVFSFSDAVKASLREDPDIVLVGEMRDLDTIQNAIRVAETGHLVFATLHTISAPKTIDRIIDVFEPNAQQQIRTQLSTVLQGVVSQRLIPKIGGGVVAAIELMIVTDAMRGIIRDGKNISGLSDAITMNKQKLGTQTIDQALASLYIQKKITLDTAYSHCSDVEAMKKLIIMGR; encoded by the coding sequence ATGGAAAGAACTTTGTTTTTACAATTACTAAATTACATGATTCTAAATAAATGTTCTGACCTTCATATAATTGTAAATATGAAACCATATGTGAGAAAACATGGCGATATAGTACCAATTGATGATCATGGTGTAATTACTAAAGAAATGGTTGAGACAGTTTTCATAAATGAGATTATGACAGGACAAGAGTTTAAAATGAAAGAGTTAGATAAAAACGGACAGGTAGATATGTCTTTTGAAACTCCTGAAGGAAGAAGATTCAGGGTTAATATATTTACTCAAAGAGGAAATAGAGGAATTGTTATTCGTAAAATTGAATCAAAAGTTCCTTCCTTATTTGATTTAGGGTTGCCCGATGCTGTGGAAACATTTACGAAATTACATTCTGGATTAGTGCTTGTAACGGGACCAACAGGTTCAGGCAAATCTACCACACTGGCTGCTATGATAGATTTAATTAATTCAACACAGAAAAAACATATATTAACAATAGAGGATCCTATTGAATATGTACATCCAAATAAACTATCTATTGTTAACCAAAGAGAAGTAGGACATGATGTGTTTTCATTCTCTGATGCAGTTAAAGCATCTCTTAGGGAAGATCCAGACATTGTGTTGGTAGGAGAAATGAGAGACCTTGATACAATACAAAATGCGATTCGTGTTGCTGAAACTGGACATTTAGTATTTGCAACACTTCATACGATATCTGCCCCAAAAACAATAGATCGTATTATAGATGTATTTGAGCCAAATGCCCAACAACAAATTAGAACCCAATTATCAACAGTATTACAAGGGGTGGTGTCTCAAAGGCTTATACCTAAAATTGGTGGAGGAGTAGTTGCAGCAATTGAACTTATGATTGTAACAGATGCAATGAGAGGGATAATTAGAGATGGAAAAAACATATCTGGATTATCTGATGCAATTACTATGAATAAACAAAAACTTGGAACACAAACAATAGATCAGGCTCTAGCATCATTATATATACAAAAGAAAATAACTCTTGATACTGCTTACAGTCATTGCAGTGATGTGGAGGCAATGAAAAAATTAATTATTATGGGTAGATAG
- a CDS encoding type II secretion system F family protein, which produces MEFTYKGRDKYNNLINGSIEGKSRKEVIIQLKKDKVTIIELNEEKEKSTSIIRKKISSNLDKIKQSNSFKSVSKIKDMNFSLNININKGKSENIKFHSKTRPSDKFQKENKQSKKAIDEALSNLDISEMSNPDYFKNMDKEIAKEQKEKKIGKKNKNILTSEIDMDRIKNLLNTDLKNLKGEGKKKNIGNKKVNKKEIMMFSKQFVVLLNAGIPLVKCLQILMQQTDHKYFQKVLAYVTREVSKGSSLSIALSKFPHIFDNYYVSMVQTGESTGELAETFDMLYDNMMSNQKLKGKIVEASIYPIFIFSILIFAMITAIFVIIPQFEQLFDGQPLPEFTRIYFGVVKFIGSNILYIISFIVAMTIGYKMALKNTYFKYFVDMQKFKIPVFGEVIREYQNTIMLKTLNIALSSGISLPESISIAINNTTNYGMKFELQNVLNSVIQGTPVSVAMQSSLAFPNYTINMIKIGEESGNMQEMIQNTFRWYDWKITSFIEKASKWMEPASIVLVAIFVAPMIFAIAIPIFEISSGAGIQ; this is translated from the coding sequence ATGGAGTTTACTTATAAAGGTAGGGATAAATATAACAATCTTATTAATGGGAGTATTGAGGGGAAATCAAGAAAAGAAGTCATTATACAACTTAAAAAAGATAAGGTAACTATTATTGAATTAAATGAAGAAAAAGAAAAATCAACATCAATTATAAGGAAGAAGATAAGTTCTAATTTAGATAAAATAAAACAATCGAACAGTTTTAAATCAGTAAGCAAAATAAAGGACATGAATTTTTCTTTAAACATTAACATTAATAAAGGTAAATCAGAAAATATAAAATTTCATTCAAAAACAAGACCTAGTGACAAATTTCAAAAAGAAAATAAGCAGAGTAAAAAAGCAATTGATGAGGCTCTCTCAAATCTCGATATTTCAGAAATGAGCAATCCTGATTATTTTAAGAATATGGATAAAGAAATTGCAAAAGAGCAAAAAGAAAAAAAAATAGGGAAAAAAAATAAAAACATCCTTACATCAGAGATAGATATGGACAGAATTAAAAATTTACTAAATACAGATTTAAAAAACTTAAAAGGTGAAGGAAAAAAGAAAAATATAGGTAATAAAAAGGTTAATAAAAAAGAAATAATGATGTTTTCAAAACAATTTGTTGTACTATTAAATGCAGGTATTCCCCTTGTAAAGTGTTTGCAGATATTAATGCAGCAAACGGATCATAAATACTTTCAAAAGGTTTTGGCTTATGTAACACGAGAGGTATCAAAAGGTTCAAGTCTCTCAATCGCATTAAGTAAATTTCCTCATATATTTGATAATTATTATGTATCCATGGTTCAGACTGGAGAATCAACAGGAGAACTTGCAGAAACATTTGATATGCTTTATGACAATATGATGTCAAATCAAAAATTGAAAGGCAAAATTGTTGAAGCATCTATATACCCTATATTTATTTTCTCGATTTTAATATTTGCCATGATTACTGCAATATTTGTTATTATTCCGCAGTTTGAACAATTGTTTGATGGACAACCATTACCTGAATTTACCAGAATATATTTTGGAGTAGTAAAATTTATTGGTAGCAATATTTTGTATATTATTTCATTTATTGTAGCAATGACTATTGGATATAAAATGGCCCTTAAAAATACTTATTTCAAATATTTTGTAGATATGCAAAAATTTAAAATTCCAGTTTTCGGTGAGGTAATTAGAGAATATCAAAATACAATCATGTTAAAAACATTAAATATTGCTTTATCTAGTGGTATTTCACTTCCAGAATCAATATCAATAGCAATTAATAATACTACTAATTATGGTATGAAATTTGAACTACAGAATGTATTAAATTCAGTTATTCAAGGTACTCCAGTTTCGGTTGCAATGCAGTCATCTCTTGCTTTTCCTAATTATACGATAAATATGATAAAAATTGGAGAGGAAAGCGGTAATATGCAAGAAATGATACAGAATACATTTAGGTGGTATGATTGGAAGATTA